The Triticum dicoccoides isolate Atlit2015 ecotype Zavitan chromosome 6A, WEW_v2.0, whole genome shotgun sequence genome has a window encoding:
- the LOC119317171 gene encoding cryptochrome-1-like, whose amino-acid sequence MGGSERTVVWFRRDLRIDDNPALAAAARDGAVLPVFIWCPAEEGRFYPGRCSRWWLKESLAHLARSLEALGCPLVLIRAQSTLAALLQCVDSIGATRVVYNHLYDPISLVRDDKIKNELLGLGISMQSFNGDLLYEPWQVYDENGLAFTTFNMYWEKCMKLHIEISSSLAPWRLVPVSGIENICSSSIDDLGLESSKDEESSNALLSRAWSPGWRNAEKTLEDFVSHGLLDYSKDGMKVAGTTTSLLSPYLHYGEVSVRKVYQLVRMQQIKWENEGKSGAGESVNLFLLSIGLREYSRYLCFNFPFTHERSLLGNLKHYPWRADEDRFKSWRQGMTGYPLVDAGMRELWATGWTHNRIRVIVSSFAVKFLLIPWTWGMKYFWDVLLDADIESDILGWQYITGCLPDGHELGRLDNPEVQGQKYDPDGEYVRTWIPELARMPGEWIHHPWDAPSSILEVAGVELGFNYPMPIVELHTARECLDDAISTMWQLDTAEKLAELDGEVVEDNLSHIKSFDVPKVVLKELSPGAPHCDQKVPTDDGRNLELQPKELKGTNKQTICVDVIKASNMEDTGSIANSPISRKRSSSGSVFNVPSCSSSVEVHSRNQHPGGYLVGSSKYILQKAERNWVGKAEDDDSADSCTDTSRASKRPAA is encoded by the exons ATGGGCGGGTCGGAGAGGACCGTTGTGTGGTTCAGGAGGGACCTCAGGATCGACGACAACCCGGCTTTGGCCGCCGCCGCCAGGGACGGCGCTGTGCTCCCTGTCTTCATATGGTGCCCGGCCGAGGAGGGGCGCTTCTACCCCGGCCGCTGCTCCCGGTGGTGGCTCAAGGAGTCGCTTGCCCACCTTGCCAGGTCGCTGGAGGCGCTCGGCTGCCCGCTCGTGCTGATCCGAGCTCAGAGTACTCTTGCCGCGCTTCTGCAGTGCGTCGATTCCATCGGCGCCACCAGAGTGGTCTATAATCATCTATACG ACCCTATTTCACTTGTGCGGGATGACAAAATCAAGAATGAGCTTTTGGGCCTTGGAATTTCTATGCAGAGTTTCAATGGTGATCTGCTATATGAGCCATGGCAAGTTTATGATGAGAATGGGCTTGCATTTACAACGTTCAATATGTATTGGGAAAAGTGCATGAAATTGCATATCGAGATATCATCATCTCTTGCCCCTTGGAGGTTGGTGCCTGTCTCAG GTATAGAAAACATTTGCAGTAGTTCAATTGATGACCTAGGTCTTGAATCAAGTAAGGATGAGGAATCAAGCAATGCTTTGCTAAGCAGGGCTTGGTCTCCTGGCTGGCGCAATGCGGAGAAGACACTTGAGGATTTCGTGTCTCATGGTCTCCTAGATTATTCAAAAGACGGAATGAAGGTTGCAGGAACTACAACATCGTTACTGTCACCATATCTTCATTATGGTGAGGTGAGTGTAAGGAAAGTCTATCAACTTGTCAGGATGCAACAGATCAAGTGGGAAAATGAGGGGAAATCCGGAGCTGGGGAGAGTGTTAACTTGTTCCTGCTGTCAATTGGTCTTCGAGAATATTCACGTTACTTGTGTTTCAACTTCCCATTCACACATGAAAGGTCGTTGCTCGGGAACTTGAAACACTACCCCTGGCGAGCAGACGAGGACCGGTTCAAGTCCTGGAGGCAGGGAATGACAGGATACCCGTTAGTAGATGCTGGCATGCGGGAGCTTTGGGCTACTGGCTGGACACATAATCGTATAAGAGTAATAGTTTCAAGCTTTGCTGTGAAATTTCTACTAATTCCGTGGACTTGGGGGATGAAGTACTTTTGGGATGTGCTGTTGGATGCTGATATAGAAAGTGATATTCTTGGCTGGCAGTACATAACTGGGTGTTTGCCTGATGGACATGAGCTTGGTCGTCTTGATAATCCAGAG GTTCAAGGTCAAAAGTATGACCCAGATGGTGAATACGTAAGAACTTGGATTCCAGAGCTAGCTAGAATGCCAGGGGAATGGATCCATCATCCGTGGGATGCACCGAGCTCTATACTAGAAGTTGCTGGTGTTGAGCTAGGCTTTAACTATCCTATGCCCATAGTAGAACTTCACACGGCTCGGGAGTGCTTAGATGATGCCATCTCCACAATGTGGCAATTGGATACAGCCGAAAAACTTGCAGAATTAGATGGTGAGGTTGTTGAAGACAATTTGAGCCATATTAAGAGTTTTGATGTCCCAAAAGTTGTTTTGAAGGAACTATCTCCAGGTGCTCCTCACTGTGATCAAAAAGTGCCCACTGATGATGGCAGGAATCTTGAGTTACAACCTAAGGAACTGAAGGGCACAAATAAACAGACCATTTgtgttgatgtgatcaaggcctcaAATATGGAAGACACAGGCTCCATAGCAAACTCTCCGATATCAAGGAAAAGATCCAGCAGCGGGAGTGTGTTTAATGTCCCATCTTGTTCATCTTCAGTCGAAGTGCACTCACGGAATCAGCATCCTGGTGGTTATTTAGTTGGGTCGTCAAAATATATCCTGCAGAAAGCAGAGAGGAACTGGGTTGGTAAG GCTGAAGATGATGACAGTGCCGATAGCTGTACAGACACCTCAAGAGCATCCAAGAGACCTGCCGCCTGA
- the LOC119317172 gene encoding pentatricopeptide repeat-containing protein At4g18840-like: MANSQPSSWLAAVAANAAARPAILHRAHAALITSGHLSSCTSVNSLLRAARIPAACALLLRFLLLHRLPPDHLSLSFSLHSCTRSPSLPVASLLHSLAVRLGHARDVYVLNAAVSAYFRATDVASAERLFSYTKDVADVVTWTTMVTGHANAGDVARASWFFDAMPERNVVSWNAMLGAYASAGMLSKARKVFDTMPSRNAASWSSMVTGLVQSNQCEEALRVFSEMVGTGVVPNEAALVSAVSACSLLRSIEHGMWVHAYAKRELNGMSVILATAIVDMYGKCGGIHNAVRVFAAMPVKNIYSWNSMITGLAMNGREMQALSLFWKMQMAGVRPNDITFIGLLGACSHSGLVDEGRWLFNKMVNGFGIQPLQEHYGLMVDLLGRAGHVRKAVDFVNSMPVEPHPGLWGALAGACKIHGEVELGEEIAKKLIELEPRHGSRYILLSNIYGASNRWDDMATVRRLLKERKVPKGTGNAMVGNDGQSMKSMLG, translated from the coding sequence ATGGCGAACTCCCAGCCCTCCTCCTGGCTCGCCGCCGTGGCGGCCAATGCCGCCGCCAGACCAGCCATCCTCCACCGCGCCCACGCCGCCCTCATcacctctggccacctctcctcctgCACCTCCGTTAACTCCCTCCTCCGCGCCGCTCGCATCCCCGCTGCCTGCGCCCTtctcctccgcttcctcctcctccaccgcctcccgcccgaccacctctccctctccttctccctccactCCTGTACCCGCTCCCCCAGCCTCCCCGTCGCGAGCCTCCTCCACTCGCTCGCCGTCAGGCTTGGCCATGCCCGCGACGTCTACGTCCTCAACGCTGCCGTCTCCGCCTACTTCAGGGCCACCGACGTCGCCTCCGCCGAGCGGCTCTTCTCCTACACAAAGGATGTCGCCGACGTTGTCACCTGGACCACCATGGTCACCGGGCATGCCAACGCCGGCGACGTTGCGCGTGCGAGTTGGTTCTTCGATGCCATGCCTGAGAGGAACGTGGTTTCCTGGAACGCGATGCTGGGCGCGTACGCATCCGCCGGGATGCTGTCCAAGGCGCGGAAGGTGTTCGATACAATGCCCAGCCGGAATGCCGCCTCGTGGAGCTCGATGGTCACTGGGCTCGTGCAGTCCAATCAGTGTGAGGAGGCGTTGAGGGTGTTCAGTGAAATGGTCGGGACGGGTGTCGTGCCGAATGAGGCTGCACTGGTGAGCGCTGTCTCAGCGTGCTCGCTGCTGCGGTCGATAGAGCACGGCATGTGGGTACATGCGTATGCCAAGCGGGAGCTGAATGGGATGAGCGTCATCCTCGCGACAGCGATTGTTGACATGTATGGTAAATGTGGGGGTATCCATAATGCCGTCAGGGTGTTTGCTGCAATGCCAGTGAAAAACATCTACTCATGGAACTCGATGATTACTGGGCTCGCCATGAACGGCAGGGAAATGCAGGCCTTATCACTCTTCTGGAAGATGCAGATGGCTGGTGTTCGACCAAATGATATAACCTTCATCGGGTTGCTGGGTGCTTGTAGCCACTCAGGTCTTGTCGATGAGGGCCGCTGGTTGTTCAACAAGATGGTTAATGGCTTTGGAATCCAGCCACTCCAAGAGCACTACGGCCTAATGGTTGATTTACTCGGTCGGGCAGGTCATGTTAGGAAGGCAGTGGATTTTGTCAACAGCATGCCGGTGGAGCCGCATCCGGGCTTGTGGGGTGCGCTTGCTGGCGCCTGCAAGATCCATGGTGaggtggagcttggtgaggagATTGCCAAGAAGCTCATTGAGCTGGAGCCCCGTCATGGCAGCCGGTACATCCTCCTGTCAAACATATATGGTGCATCAAACAGATGGGATGACATGGCCACTGTGCGCAGGCTCCTTAAGGAGCGCAAGGTCCCCAAGGGCACTGGGAATGCCATGGTTGGTAATGATGGTCAGTCTATGAAATCCATGCTAGGTTAG